From the genome of Bacteroidota bacterium:
TCCACCTGAACTGTTCCCAATTGCCATGTGCGACCGATAGCATCTTTAACCATAAAATCGATCTTCGGACCGTAAAACGATGCTTCACCGATACCAATGAAATATTTCAATCCCATTTCATCAGCAACTTCTTTAATCTCCCGCTGCGCTTGTTCCCAATACTTTGTATCACCGCCGTATTTCTCGACATTTTTTTCATCACGGTAGGATAAACGTGTTGTTACTTCCATTCCAAATGTTGAAAAGACCAACTGCGTTAACTCAACGGTATTTTTAATCTCTTGTTTTAACTGATCGTGTGTACAATAGATATGTGCGTCATCCTGGGTAAAGCCGCGAACACGCGTCAATCCATTCATCTCACCGGACTGCTCATATCGATAGACTGTACCAAATTCCGCTAACCGCACAGGAAGATCGCGGTATGAACGTGGTTTGGAAGAATAGATCTGATGGTGATGCGGACAGTTCATTGGTTTCAACAAAAACTGCTCGCCGTTTTCCATCGTGATCGGGGCAAATTGTGAATCTTTATAATATGGATAATGTCCGGATGTTTTATATAATTCTAAATTTCCAATATGCGGGGTGATCACTGACTGATATCCGCGTTTCCGCTGCTCGTTGCGTAAAAATTTTTCCAGATTCTCTCGAATGATCGTACCTTTTGGCAGCCAGATCGGCAAACCGGAACCGACTTTCGGGGAAATCATAAACAATTCTAATTCAACGCCAAGTTTTCGATGATCACGGCGTTTCGCTTCTTCCAACCGGAATAAATGGTCATCAAGTTCTTGTTTTGTCGGGAAAGTAATACCATAAATGCGTTGAAGCATTTTATTCTTTTCACTTCCGCGCCAATATGCGCCGGCGATACTGAGCAATTTTATAAATTTAATCTTACCGGTCGACGGAACATGTGGACCATAACACAAATCAGTAAAGTCACCTTGGTGGTACATACTGATCTTTTGACCTTTAAATTCTTCGAGCAACTCCAATTTGTATGGATCATTTTTTTTTGTGAAGTACGCAAACGCTTCTTCCCATGTAACTTCTTTTCGCTCAAAAGGAACATCCCGTTTTGAAAACTCGTACATCTTCGCTTCTAACTTTTTTAGATCTTCTGATGTGAGAGAATGATCTCCCATATCAATATCATAATAAAAACCATTTTCAATTGAAGGACCGATTCCGAATTTCGTACCTGGAAAAACTGATTCAATCGCTTCTGCCATAATATGAGCAGAACTATGCCAGTAGGTTGATTTCCCTTCGTCATTATCCCACGTAAGGATTTTAATTGCAGCATCGTTACGTATCGGACGATTCATGTCCCACACTTCATCATTAACGGAGATTGCCAATGCTTTTCGCGCAAGCGAATTGCTGATGCTTTCGGTAATTTGCATGCC
Proteins encoded in this window:
- the thrS gene encoding threonine--tRNA ligase, whose protein sequence is MNPIKITFPDGAAKEFPVGITGMQITESISNSLARKALAISVNDEVWDMNRPIRNDAAIKILTWDNDEGKSTYWHSSAHIMAEAIESVFPGTKFGIGPSIENGFYYDIDMGDHSLTSEDLKKLEAKMYEFSKRDVPFERKEVTWEEAFAYFTKKNDPYKLELLEEFKGQKISMYHQGDFTDLCYGPHVPSTGKIKFIKLLSIAGAYWRGSEKNKMLQRIYGITFPTKQELDDHLFRLEEAKRRDHRKLGVELELFMISPKVGSGLPIWLPKGTIIRENLEKFLRNEQRKRGYQSVITPHIGNLELYKTSGHYPYYKDSQFAPITMENGEQFLLKPMNCPHHHQIYSSKPRSYRDLPVRLAEFGTVYRYEQSGEMNGLTRVRGFTQDDAHIYCTHDQLKQEIKNTVELTQLVFSTFGMEVTTRLSYRDEKNVEKYGGDTKYWEQAQREIKEVADEMGLKYFIGIGEASFYGPKIDFMVKDAIGRTWQLGTVQVDYVMPERFQLEYAGTDGQKHRPVIIHRAPFGSMERFVGLLIEHYAGDFPLWLAPVQAVVLPITDAQMEYAEQVVSMLNNAGLRVEIDSRNEKIGYKIRDHEMKKVPYMLVVGEKEKSVNAVSVRQHKQGDLGVMAVNDVIQKLLQEK